The Ziziphus jujuba cultivar Dongzao chromosome 5, ASM3175591v1 genome segment CTATAGTGATGGCGCTCTCGAATTTCTCTCTGGGCACTGTGCATCACAAGCAACCATATGATGACTGAGCTAAAACCTCCATAAGCCTCCTGCATGGATTGTTTAGAGACAGAGAGAAGCCAACAGGACTTAAGTAATTTCCCTTTAAACCATAGTGTGGCGATGGCCACTACTCGGTCGTACAATTGAATTTCAAAGTGCATAATATTAATACCGTCCAAGCCATGGCTGTCAACACTGCAACTAGCATGTGTCCACTGTATACAAGGTCATTGCAGCCCCCTCCAGCTTTCTTCAGCAAATTATACCAAGAAGATCCTTCTGAAGCAGTGGGTCGCAGAAAATCTATAAGGAAACTCATCGAACCCCAATCTGGGCAGAAGTCATCGATGTATTTTCCAGTATCGGCTGGGAGACAAGGAAAGGTTGTAAATTGTTTGACCTTATTCTATCAGCAAAGGAAACATATCTGTAGTACTCATATAAAGGTAGAAGATTtcaaccaagaaaaaaattctaataccAACAATGAAGAAGTGACAGTTTTAAACAATTAACAAAACTTTAAAACCAGAGAAGAAGATTTCACAACTTTAacatccaataaaaaataaaaatgtaaaatggaATGAAGAATCAGGTGATCTGACATCTCCCTGTTCAGCTATAGATTAATCAATGAAGGAAAGAGGGCCTAATTAGTAAAATATATGACATAAAGAAGAAACAGAAAATTGGCATTCTGCAAATACCAATTTAGGTCAGAGTGGCTTGGATACACAATATTCTTTTTGTGTTAAAGTTGCAACCCAAACAGATGAAAATACAGGGGAATACAAAAACATAAGTAATGAGTTGCATGTACCATAAGCTATATCCATTCTTATTAACTGGTTAATAGCGTTAGCATCCGAAGCATAAGGGACATAATATTTCTGAGCCCAGCGATGGGGATATGCAGGGACACTGAATCTAGCTTTAGCACACCAAGGCCTGGCTGATGGCAGAATTGTAGATGCAAAAGTAATGGCACGAAGAAGACGGCCAACTGCCATGGTGAACATGTATCTTGCACCAAGTCCAAGGCCAGGAGCTTTTACGGAGTCAAATAGTACAGAGAATGCCAACATCATAAACAACATAAGGAAGTGGTGCAGCCCAATGATACGGGCCCTCAATATCTCAACTATCACATGAGGAAGTTTCTCATTCAGAGCCAAAAGCAACCACTGGCCAGTGTCTGGAAGAGGAGATGTATTACTGTCAAATGTtacaaaaataatcaataatccACTTATCACTTAGTAAGGCTTAATAACATGAGAAAGAAGAAGCATTTTCTCTGCCAACACATTCCAGTGAAGTTAAAAGCAAGAAGGCACAATAGCATATATGATATGACTGCTCCGTAAATAGAatctttatttaccaaaaagacTTTCAAGTTTCCAAAGATTCTGTTTAGTGTTGAGAAGATGGTTTGATAGAGAAGTAGTATGTTTCAACAGCCCAAGAAAGTTGTAACCAGAATTGAAGATTTCAAATGTTCTTGTGATGCCTACACGAGCTCATTATGAAAGTAGGCTTGAACTGTATGCACATGCTTGTACTTAAACAAAAGTATTTGGAGATGTTAAATAAAACTAGCCGTGGAGAGAAACAAAGAAGCTGTAAGAAGCTTCTCTATAATCTTATCATTAAGCCTCTTCTACCATACAACAATGTAAGGATACAAGAAATTGAACAAAGAGAGGAAAAGAGCTGTTCAAATATCTTAATGAAGAGAATTGGTAGCTGACTTTGCTGCCTGCAAGAATTTCACTAGTCTTGTGTATTTTGGAGGAACCATACCTTTGCATACCTTATTCCTCAAACATATGTTCTTTCCATAAACTCTAAAGAGAATGATATTACAGCCATCTGCCTCTATTAATAACTACATGCCATCCATGCAGAAGTAAATTCTTTGATGGAACATAGATACATTCAAAATAACAAACCAGTTTCAATCATAGGTTTCATATTCCAGATCCCAGTTTAATGGCCAACAGAAGAATCAAGTGACAATTCATAAATCAATCTCTTTTCTGGGTTAAcgcttttttaatatttaactttttgttcaCTAGGACGCTCTTAAATAAGACCATGAGTTGACATGACCTATAAATGAATGTCAAAACTTAGTAATAACTGATGCAACACTAGCCCTTCTGAAAACTGCTATGCTTATTGACACTTTGGAAATCCCTGAGATTGGGACATGCATGACAATGTCCAAAACAGACAAAATTGGAGAAACTTCCTCAGAGATTTTTACCTTCCATgaggtaattaattaaagatacGCCGCACAATTTCATTGTTATGAGCTGAAATGGAAACCGTTTAACTTCTCTACCGCGGGTTGACCAACCAAATTGGAAGTAAAATTAATTCACATCTATAAGCCTTAGTCTATACTGACACTAATCTTTACCTATATCAGATCCATTCAGCTCCtagttataaaataattaataaataaaatccattgAGCTCCTGCAGAGTTATTATTCACTAACATTTATAACCCATGTACAATTTAAATCATCTTCATGAGAAAATCAAATTCTAAATCTGGTATTTTTTTTCTGTCCaaaaaaatctcataaaaaTATCAGATCAGATCACAATCTAATTTAGACTAGTCCTTGCATTTGGCGAGGTCAGttcacaaaccaaaaaaaaagccatAAAAACTCAAATCAAGCTTGGCCAATTGAAAATTGGTTGAACCAACCTAAAAAAAACTCGACCCAGATAATATTCAGCAAACAGAAACCCAGaacagatttaaaaattaaaaaaaaaatagaaaaagaaaaagaaaatcaaattttcattaGAATGCCCCATCTCATCTGGGTCTTTCCCACTGATCAAAGCTCAAAGAGAGTGGGGTTTTACCTGTGCCAATCAAGACCAAGCACAGCAGTGACGGAACGCACACAGAGAGCTTCAAAGAGAAGAGCAGAGAGCATGAAAAGCATGGAAGCAACAAATGGTATGGCGGAGCGAAACTCAGAGGACCAGTGCTTGTAAAAAGGAATGCGAACGACGGCTACAAGAGCGAGCACGGTCCACAGAGCTGGCTGTAAACGCTCGTGCCACATGGGGGAGAGGTGGCGCAGGTAGTCGACCGCGACATAGGCAACGGCGGCGAGGCCGAGTCCACCGCCGGTCCTTGATCCCGGCCACCGCATGATGATGGTAGAAGAAAGAAAGCGTTGGAAGttggaaaatgaaattttttttaagttaatttagtttgaaaattaaatgtaaCTGCTTGAGATCTTTGTTTTCTACTTTGGTAATTTTATTAGAGATTAATTGGGATCCTTTATCCTCgttgtctctgtctctctcttccTTTGTGTTAAGTGTCAAAATAttactgcattttttttttacttggacaaaataccaaaataagaTACTaggataataaatttattttttttcaaatttttgttatcaataatattaaacttttttgtttttttagaataaattaacaacttactttttttttgtatcgataatattgaatttttagaATAAATTAAACATTATCATTTTAACAGCTTGTGaggaatgattttatttttatttttattttcttttgatgtCCACCTTTGactcaatttctttgtaatgcACTTTACATGTTTTTGGGTTTGTAGTAAGAAATAAATCAAACTCAATTGGCAGCCATTAGAGGTGCCGATCAACAATTACCGGAGATAATGACGGAGTACTTGCATGGACAATCAGAGTGCTCGAGGCAAACTTGGAGTGAAGGCCATGAATTTTGAGAAATTTCACTAATTTTTTGCACGTGAATTTATAATTCAATCGGAGCCGTCTGTGATTGTTGTAAAAATCTAAAAGCTACagtattttgcatgtttttggtcGAAAAATTACCCATAAGAACCGACCGcattctctatatatatatatatatatataatatttgttaaaaaataactcTATGCACAGCCAAACGAACTAAATACACAGTTCagtatatcaaataaaaaatttattattttatttgttatacaaTAACAGCGAACCGAGTCATATGATTGCTTACTTATTGGTGGATCCACGTAAAAAATGaaggatttaaaataaaaattatataatcacTGTCGGCcgcataatatattaataatgttcattattaaaatatgttaatgaaatcaatatatatatatattagcattcAGTTGTTCATatctatttgtttattttttctttaataaggTTATTAAGATATGACAAATCATGTAATGCTAATttgcttttttaaattataaacaataaaatgaaGGTGACATTTGCATATTGTCtttatgttcatttttttttttttaaatgttgcatatttTCTACAATATACCCAGCCTATATAAACATGAATGGTGGATGTTCGTCCTCAAGCTTGGTATAGTGAAAATTAAttcaagcattaaaaaaaaaaaaaaaaaaagagagagagagagaaaaaaacatgagcatttttttgtatttgctACTTTTTTCAGCTGTTTTGATTTTATGTGAAGCAGCTGAAACTGATCCTACTGATGGCTTCGTGGCAGTGCCATTGACGGCATGCAATTTCGTACTGCAGAAACCATACGACACGCCGTTGGAGGAGCGCTACAGCTTCATCAATGGGACAAGACGCTTGTGGGTCTATGCGGACGACAAGCCGCATGATCCTAATAGCCGTACTCAGCCAAGAACCGAAGTTCGCATTCATGTAAAAATGAAATCCTACTCTTCTTAACCCCTCTCTGCCTCTTCTTCCCCTCATGTCTTGTACATGATTTTCAATATAATAGCAAATCTATAGACTATTTTCGGACTAGCTAGATAATATaagacattttttaaaaaaaaatatatatatgatcaagtA includes the following:
- the LOC107421699 gene encoding protein PHLOEM UNLOADING MODULATOR → MRWPGSRTGGGLGLAAVAYVAVDYLRHLSPMWHERLQPALWTVLALVAVVRIPFYKHWSSEFRSAIPFVASMLFMLSALLFEALCVRSVTAVLGLDWHSNTSPLPDTGQWLLLALNEKLPHVIVEILRARIIGLHHFLMLFMMLAFSVLFDSVKAPGLGLGARYMFTMAVGRLLRAITFASTILPSARPWCAKARFSVPAYPHRWAQKYYVPYASDANAINQLIRMDIAYADTGKYIDDFCPDWGSMSFLIDFLRPTASEGSSWYNLLKKAGGGCNDLVYSGHMLVAVLTAMAWTEAYGGFSSVIIWLLVMHSAQREIRERHHYSVDCIVAIYVGILLWKMTGFLWPAKNATRDRRLAVLEKIQGPLIQAAKDSDIDGVRELLRQVELDPQHIQKNKVSNRATWLFASATIVSSLTIVLLAFILTSDG